In Actinoplanes octamycinicus, the genomic window GGAATGCCCGGTCCCGGCGCTCGACGAGTGGCTGACCCAGCCCGGCGACGCCCCGGACACCGACCTGCTGCGCGCCGAGCAGGCCGCCTCGGTCCGCCGCGCGCTGGCCCAGCTCCCGGAACGGCAGCGCCGCCTGCTCTGGCAGATGGCCACCGACCCGGATGCCCGGTACACCGAGCTCAGCGCCCGGCTGGACATCCCGGTCGGCGCCATCGGCCCGACCCGGGCCCGCGCCCTCGGCCGGTTGCGCCGCCTGCTGCTCGACGAGGAGCGCGCCACCCTGCGCGGCTAGGTCGTGCTCCGGAATCCGACCGGGCCCGCGGCGTGGTCCAGCCCTAATCCCAGCAGAGGCAGAACGGCTTGCCGGCCGGGTCGGCGTAGACCCGCCAGTTCTCCCCGTCGGCGTGCAGGGCGGTGGCGCCCAGTTTCAGCACCGCGGCCTCGGCCGCGTCGACGTCGTCGACCGTCACGTCGAGGTGGAACTGCTGCGGGTGGGCCGGGTCCGGCCACTGCGGCGCGCGGTAGTCGCCGACCTGCTGGAACATGATCGGTTGCGCTCCGTCCTCGCCGATCATCGCCATCCCGTCGCCCTCGTAGGTGATCGGCTTGCCGAGCACCTCGGACCAGAACGTGCTCAGCTGCTTGGCATCCGGGCAGTCGAGCATCACGCCCATCAGCGTGGTGTCCTCCCGCGCGGTGTGCAGGCACAGGTCGAACGGGTGCCCGGCCGGGTCGGCCAGGGTGAACCAGGTCTCGTTCCGCTTCAGCAGCTGGGCGCCCAGCTCGACGGCGCGGGCCGACGCGGCCTCCAGGTCGGGCACGCGCAGGTCGAGGTGCGCCTGCTGGGGGAACGCCGGGTCGGGCCACCGGGGCGGCACGTGGTCGGGCGCGAGCTGGACGGCGACCCGCCAGCCCTGCCCGGCATCGATCGAGACCCAGTCGTCCTCGACATAGCGCTCGGACCAGCCGCCCAGGGCGATGTAGAACGCCGCGAGCCGCCGGGCGTCGGGTGCGTCGAGCACCACCGCGCGCAATGTGCCGATCATCCGCAACTCCTCCTCAGATCAGGCCGTGCAAC contains:
- a CDS encoding RNA polymerase sigma factor is translated as MRQLMMDDLAAVVTDARAGDERAWRRLVEVYAPRLRLIARRFRIPPDQVGDLLQATWLQLFNGIDRLQCPEAVGSWLAVTMRRFCLHAVAGRDRECPVPALDEWLTQPGDAPDTDLLRAEQAASVRRALAQLPERQRRLLWQMATDPDARYTELSARLDIPVGAIGPTRARALGRLRRLLLDEERATLRG
- a CDS encoding VOC family protein; protein product: MIGTLRAVVLDAPDARRLAAFYIALGGWSERYVEDDWVSIDAGQGWRVAVQLAPDHVPPRWPDPAFPQQAHLDLRVPDLEAASARAVELGAQLLKRNETWFTLADPAGHPFDLCLHTAREDTTLMGVMLDCPDAKQLSTFWSEVLGKPITYEGDGMAMIGEDGAQPIMFQQVGDYRAPQWPDPAHPQQFHLDVTVDDVDAAEAAVLKLGATALHADGENWRVYADPAGKPFCLCWD